A single region of the Pygocentrus nattereri isolate fPygNat1 chromosome 27, fPygNat1.pri, whole genome shotgun sequence genome encodes:
- the zgc:158376 gene encoding F-box/LRR-repeat protein 19 isoform X2 → MSGSKALGGARRRRTRCRRCQACMRTECGECHFCKDMKKFGGPGRMKQSCLLRQCTAPVLPHTAVCFACGEAGKEDTVESEEEKFSLSLMECTICNEIIHPSCLKMGKAEGIINDEIPNCWECPKCHKEGKTSKDSDGLGKRRLDNGEVGRWKITDDPPPSKKKPPSLDEARQDGHKRKKEKEMAQESGPKKKMKGAREKHLKKQKPNSSDSAETNGPNPSAGGQGSGPVTAQPPSSASSQDQRSHHREKLERFKRMCQMLERARDSSSSSSSSSESDSESDSDSASPANASDPSSPATAYRERERERERNRRLAELGFSASEDSEGEGAGTEQERDAGEDPQQRRRGDSAPRGRKAAMATELEDEDGDRNRKPTTLPPPSPLSSTQQQPPAGHGQPPASEGLTKRSNGQETRNGRTRAGGRETQEKENANSSAVTNHRHNTTGGTGKARSGSKLRAGGRQTGPSTKSSTTTTGSGTANGGSGVILSNAGGVSAASCPSRLAAAQLVKRSPAAVPSPPRPVQMERHLVRPPPACPEPHCLPLDSGASHVLPRDVWLRVFQHLSQKQLCVCMRVCRTWSRWCCDKRLWTQIDLSRQRSITPPMLSGIIRRQPVSLNLGFTNISKKQLLWLINRLQGLLELNVSGCTWSSVSALCQAVCPCLRLLDLSRVEDLKDSHLKELLAPPSTDTRTGENRGGRFQNVTELRLSGLEVTDAASRLLVRYLPHLTKLDLSQCGQITDQTIHTLTSPISPLRESLTHVNLAGCVKVTEQCLPLLRRCVSLQSVDLRSCGLVSPDAGQIHSFPSPDDRLLLKNS, encoded by the exons ATGTCGGGCAGTAAGGCTCTGGGCGGGGCGAGGCGGCGGCGAACCCGCTGCCGACGCTGTCAGGCCTGCATGCGCACAGAGTGTGGAGAGTGCCACTTCTGCAAAGACATGAAGAAATTCGGGGGCCCGGGACGCATGAAACAGTCCTGCCTGCTCCGACAGTGCACAGCG ccCGTTCTTCCTCACACGGCGGTGTGTTTTGCGTGTGGTGAGGCGGGTAAGGAGGACACGGTGGAGTCGGAGGAGGAGAAGTTCAGCCTCTCTCTGATGGAGTGCACCATCTGCAACGAGATCATACACCCCAGCTGCCTTAAg ATGGGTAAGGCAGAGGGCATCATCAATGATGAAATCCCGAACTGCTGGGAATGTCCAAAGTGCCATAAGGAAGGCAAGACCAGCAAG GATAGTGATGGTTTGGGAAAGAGACGGCTGGATAACGGCGAGGTTGGCCGTTGGAAAATAACGGACGATCCGCCGCCCAGCAAAAAGAAACCACCTTCGCTCGATGAGGCCCGACAGGACGGCCACAAACgcaagaaggagaaggagatgGCCCAGGAGAGCGGCCCTAAGAAGAAG ATGAAAGGTGCTCGGGAAAAGCATCTGAAAAAG CAGAAGCCCAACTCATCTGACTCTGCGGAGACCAACGGTCCGAACCCGTCTGCTGGAGGTCAGGGGTCAGGTCCTGTAACAGCTCAACCTCCGTCTTCAGCCTCCAGCCAGGACCAGCGCTCCCACCACCGCGAGAAATTGGAGCGGTTTAAGCGGATGTGCCAAATGCTGGAGCGTGCTCGGGACTCATCGTCGTCTTCGTCCTCCAGCTCGGAATCAGACTCCGAGTCGGATTCTGATTCAGCCTCTCCGGCCAACGCCTCGGACCCTTCGTCTCCAGCCACTGCGTACAGGGAACGGGAGCGGGAACGGGAGAGGAATCGGCGGCTGGCCGAGCTCGGCTTCAGTGCCAGCGAGGACTCTGAGGGGGAGGGGGCGGGGACCGAACAGGAACGGGATGCTGGGGAAGACCCTCAGCAGAGGCGTAGAGGTGACAGTGCCCCCCGCGGGCGAAAGGCAGCTATGGCAACAGAGCTAGAGGATGAGGAcggggacagaaacagaaagccTACAACCCTGCCTCCACCTTCCCCACTGTCCTCCACCCAGCAGCAACCTCCAGCTGGCCACGGCCAGCCACCAGCCTCCGAGGGACTGACGAAAAGGAGTAATGGTCAGGAAACGCGGAACGGCCGGACAAGAGCCGGCGGACGAGAGacacaagagaaagagaatgccaacagcagtgcagtcaccaACCACCGACACAATACG ACGGGCGGTACAGGAAAGGCCAGAAGTGGCAGTAAGCTCCGCGCTGGAGGCAGACAGACGGGGCCGTCCACCAAGAGCAGCACGACGACGACAGGAAGTGGGACAGCTAATGGAGGAAGTGGGGTAATCCTGTCGAACGCAGGTGGTGTTTCTGCAGCCTCCTGCCCGTCACGGTTGGCGGCGGCCCAGTTAGTGAAGCGCAGCCCTGCGGCCGTGCCCTCACCCCCTCGTCCTGTACAGATGGAGAGGCACCTGGTGCGTCCGCCACCCGCCTGCCCTGAACCGCACTGCCTCCCGCTGGACAGCGGTGCCTCACACGTCCTGCCCCGGGACGTCTGGCTCCGAGTGTTTCAGCACCTCAGCCAGAAGCAGCTCTGCGTCTGCATGAGGGTCTGCAGGACGTGGAGCCGCTG GTGCTGTGATAAGAGGTTGTGGACTCAGATCGATTTGAGTCGTCAGAGGTCCATCACCCCCCCAATGCTGAGCGGTATAATCCGCCGCCAGCCCGTCTCACTTAATCTGGGCTTTACCAATATCTCCAAAAAACAGCTTCTGTGGCTCATCAATCGCTTACAAG GTTTATTGGAGCTGAATGTGTCTGGCTGCACGTGGTCGTCTGTATCCGCTCTTTGTCAGGCTGTGTGTCCATGTCTGCGTCTCCTGGACCTCAGCCGAGTGGAAGACCTCAAAGACTCGCACCTGAAAGAGCTGCTGGCTCCGCCCTCCACCGACACACGCACAG gTGAGAACCGTGGTGGACGTTTCCAGAATGTGACAGAACTGCGGTTATCTGGACTGGAGGTGACTGATGCTGCGTCCCGACTACTGGTCCGCTACCTGCCTCATCTCACCAAGCTGGACCTGAGTCAGTGCGGCCAAATCACAGACCAGACCAttcacacactgacctctcctATATCTCCACTGAGAGAGAGCCTCACACACGTCAACCTCGCAG GTTGTGTGAAGGTGACGGAGCAGTGTTTGCCGCTGCTGCGGCGGTGCGTGTCCCTGCAGAGCGTGGACCTGCGCTCCTGTGGACTCGTCTCGCCGGACGCTGGACAGATCCACTCCTTCCCCTCCCCCGACGACAGACTGCTGCTGAAGAACAGCTaa
- the zgc:158376 gene encoding F-box/LRR-repeat protein 19 isoform X3 — protein MSGSKALGGARRRRTRCRRCQACMRTECGECHFCKDMKKFGGPGRMKQSCLLRQCTAPVLPHTAVCFACGEAGKEDTVESEEEKFSLSLMECTICNEIIHPSCLKMGKAEGIINDEIPNCWECPKCHKEGKTSKDSDGLGKRRLDNGEVGRWKITDDPPPSKKKPPSLDEARQDGHKRKKEKEMAQESGPKKKMKGAREKHLKKKPNSSDSAETNGPNPSAGGQGSGPVTAQPPSSASSQDQRSHHREKLERFKRMCQMLERARDSSSSSSSSSESDSESDSDSASPANASDPSSPATAYRERERERERNRRLAELGFSASEDSEGEGAGTEQERDAGEDPQQRRRGDSAPRGRKAAMATELEDEDGDRNRKPTTLPPPSPLSSTQQQPPAGHGQPPASEGLTKRSNGQETRNGRTRAGGRETQEKENANSSAVTNHRHNTTGGTGKARSGSKLRAGGRQTGPSTKSSTTTTGSGTANGGSGVILSNAGGVSAASCPSRLAAAQLVKRSPAAVPSPPRPVQMERHLVRPPPACPEPHCLPLDSGASHVLPRDVWLRVFQHLSQKQLCVCMRVCRTWSRWCCDKRLWTQIDLSRQRSITPPMLSGIIRRQPVSLNLGFTNISKKQLLWLINRLQGLLELNVSGCTWSSVSALCQAVCPCLRLLDLSRVEDLKDSHLKELLAPPSTDTRTGENRGGRFQNVTELRLSGLEVTDAASRLLVRYLPHLTKLDLSQCGQITDQTIHTLTSPISPLRESLTHVNLAGCVKVTEQCLPLLRRCVSLQSVDLRSCGLVSPDAGQIHSFPSPDDRLLLKNS, from the exons ATGTCGGGCAGTAAGGCTCTGGGCGGGGCGAGGCGGCGGCGAACCCGCTGCCGACGCTGTCAGGCCTGCATGCGCACAGAGTGTGGAGAGTGCCACTTCTGCAAAGACATGAAGAAATTCGGGGGCCCGGGACGCATGAAACAGTCCTGCCTGCTCCGACAGTGCACAGCG ccCGTTCTTCCTCACACGGCGGTGTGTTTTGCGTGTGGTGAGGCGGGTAAGGAGGACACGGTGGAGTCGGAGGAGGAGAAGTTCAGCCTCTCTCTGATGGAGTGCACCATCTGCAACGAGATCATACACCCCAGCTGCCTTAAg ATGGGTAAGGCAGAGGGCATCATCAATGATGAAATCCCGAACTGCTGGGAATGTCCAAAGTGCCATAAGGAAGGCAAGACCAGCAAG GATAGTGATGGTTTGGGAAAGAGACGGCTGGATAACGGCGAGGTTGGCCGTTGGAAAATAACGGACGATCCGCCGCCCAGCAAAAAGAAACCACCTTCGCTCGATGAGGCCCGACAGGACGGCCACAAACgcaagaaggagaaggagatgGCCCAGGAGAGCGGCCCTAAGAAGAAG ATGAAAGGTGCTCGGGAAAAGCATCTGAAAAAG AAGCCCAACTCATCTGACTCTGCGGAGACCAACGGTCCGAACCCGTCTGCTGGAGGTCAGGGGTCAGGTCCTGTAACAGCTCAACCTCCGTCTTCAGCCTCCAGCCAGGACCAGCGCTCCCACCACCGCGAGAAATTGGAGCGGTTTAAGCGGATGTGCCAAATGCTGGAGCGTGCTCGGGACTCATCGTCGTCTTCGTCCTCCAGCTCGGAATCAGACTCCGAGTCGGATTCTGATTCAGCCTCTCCGGCCAACGCCTCGGACCCTTCGTCTCCAGCCACTGCGTACAGGGAACGGGAGCGGGAACGGGAGAGGAATCGGCGGCTGGCCGAGCTCGGCTTCAGTGCCAGCGAGGACTCTGAGGGGGAGGGGGCGGGGACCGAACAGGAACGGGATGCTGGGGAAGACCCTCAGCAGAGGCGTAGAGGTGACAGTGCCCCCCGCGGGCGAAAGGCAGCTATGGCAACAGAGCTAGAGGATGAGGAcggggacagaaacagaaagccTACAACCCTGCCTCCACCTTCCCCACTGTCCTCCACCCAGCAGCAACCTCCAGCTGGCCACGGCCAGCCACCAGCCTCCGAGGGACTGACGAAAAGGAGTAATGGTCAGGAAACGCGGAACGGCCGGACAAGAGCCGGCGGACGAGAGacacaagagaaagagaatgccaacagcagtgcagtcaccaACCACCGACACAATACG ACGGGCGGTACAGGAAAGGCCAGAAGTGGCAGTAAGCTCCGCGCTGGAGGCAGACAGACGGGGCCGTCCACCAAGAGCAGCACGACGACGACAGGAAGTGGGACAGCTAATGGAGGAAGTGGGGTAATCCTGTCGAACGCAGGTGGTGTTTCTGCAGCCTCCTGCCCGTCACGGTTGGCGGCGGCCCAGTTAGTGAAGCGCAGCCCTGCGGCCGTGCCCTCACCCCCTCGTCCTGTACAGATGGAGAGGCACCTGGTGCGTCCGCCACCCGCCTGCCCTGAACCGCACTGCCTCCCGCTGGACAGCGGTGCCTCACACGTCCTGCCCCGGGACGTCTGGCTCCGAGTGTTTCAGCACCTCAGCCAGAAGCAGCTCTGCGTCTGCATGAGGGTCTGCAGGACGTGGAGCCGCTG GTGCTGTGATAAGAGGTTGTGGACTCAGATCGATTTGAGTCGTCAGAGGTCCATCACCCCCCCAATGCTGAGCGGTATAATCCGCCGCCAGCCCGTCTCACTTAATCTGGGCTTTACCAATATCTCCAAAAAACAGCTTCTGTGGCTCATCAATCGCTTACAAG GTTTATTGGAGCTGAATGTGTCTGGCTGCACGTGGTCGTCTGTATCCGCTCTTTGTCAGGCTGTGTGTCCATGTCTGCGTCTCCTGGACCTCAGCCGAGTGGAAGACCTCAAAGACTCGCACCTGAAAGAGCTGCTGGCTCCGCCCTCCACCGACACACGCACAG gTGAGAACCGTGGTGGACGTTTCCAGAATGTGACAGAACTGCGGTTATCTGGACTGGAGGTGACTGATGCTGCGTCCCGACTACTGGTCCGCTACCTGCCTCATCTCACCAAGCTGGACCTGAGTCAGTGCGGCCAAATCACAGACCAGACCAttcacacactgacctctcctATATCTCCACTGAGAGAGAGCCTCACACACGTCAACCTCGCAG GTTGTGTGAAGGTGACGGAGCAGTGTTTGCCGCTGCTGCGGCGGTGCGTGTCCCTGCAGAGCGTGGACCTGCGCTCCTGTGGACTCGTCTCGCCGGACGCTGGACAGATCCACTCCTTCCCCTCCCCCGACGACAGACTGCTGCTGAAGAACAGCTaa
- the zgc:158376 gene encoding F-box/LRR-repeat protein 19 isoform X1 gives MSGSKALGGARRRRTRCRRCQACMRTECGECHFCKDMKKFGGPGRMKQSCLLRQCTAPVLPHTAVCFACGEAGKEDTVESEEEKFSLSLMECTICNEIIHPSCLKMGKAEGIINDEIPNCWECPKCHKEGKTSKDSDGLGKRRLDNGEVGRWKITDDPPPSKKKPPSLDEARQDGHKRKKEKEMAQESGPKKKMKGAREKHLKKKQKPNSSDSAETNGPNPSAGGQGSGPVTAQPPSSASSQDQRSHHREKLERFKRMCQMLERARDSSSSSSSSSESDSESDSDSASPANASDPSSPATAYRERERERERNRRLAELGFSASEDSEGEGAGTEQERDAGEDPQQRRRGDSAPRGRKAAMATELEDEDGDRNRKPTTLPPPSPLSSTQQQPPAGHGQPPASEGLTKRSNGQETRNGRTRAGGRETQEKENANSSAVTNHRHNTTGGTGKARSGSKLRAGGRQTGPSTKSSTTTTGSGTANGGSGVILSNAGGVSAASCPSRLAAAQLVKRSPAAVPSPPRPVQMERHLVRPPPACPEPHCLPLDSGASHVLPRDVWLRVFQHLSQKQLCVCMRVCRTWSRWCCDKRLWTQIDLSRQRSITPPMLSGIIRRQPVSLNLGFTNISKKQLLWLINRLQGLLELNVSGCTWSSVSALCQAVCPCLRLLDLSRVEDLKDSHLKELLAPPSTDTRTGENRGGRFQNVTELRLSGLEVTDAASRLLVRYLPHLTKLDLSQCGQITDQTIHTLTSPISPLRESLTHVNLAGCVKVTEQCLPLLRRCVSLQSVDLRSCGLVSPDAGQIHSFPSPDDRLLLKNS, from the exons ATGTCGGGCAGTAAGGCTCTGGGCGGGGCGAGGCGGCGGCGAACCCGCTGCCGACGCTGTCAGGCCTGCATGCGCACAGAGTGTGGAGAGTGCCACTTCTGCAAAGACATGAAGAAATTCGGGGGCCCGGGACGCATGAAACAGTCCTGCCTGCTCCGACAGTGCACAGCG ccCGTTCTTCCTCACACGGCGGTGTGTTTTGCGTGTGGTGAGGCGGGTAAGGAGGACACGGTGGAGTCGGAGGAGGAGAAGTTCAGCCTCTCTCTGATGGAGTGCACCATCTGCAACGAGATCATACACCCCAGCTGCCTTAAg ATGGGTAAGGCAGAGGGCATCATCAATGATGAAATCCCGAACTGCTGGGAATGTCCAAAGTGCCATAAGGAAGGCAAGACCAGCAAG GATAGTGATGGTTTGGGAAAGAGACGGCTGGATAACGGCGAGGTTGGCCGTTGGAAAATAACGGACGATCCGCCGCCCAGCAAAAAGAAACCACCTTCGCTCGATGAGGCCCGACAGGACGGCCACAAACgcaagaaggagaaggagatgGCCCAGGAGAGCGGCCCTAAGAAGAAG ATGAAAGGTGCTCGGGAAAAGCATCTGAAAAAG AAGCAGAAGCCCAACTCATCTGACTCTGCGGAGACCAACGGTCCGAACCCGTCTGCTGGAGGTCAGGGGTCAGGTCCTGTAACAGCTCAACCTCCGTCTTCAGCCTCCAGCCAGGACCAGCGCTCCCACCACCGCGAGAAATTGGAGCGGTTTAAGCGGATGTGCCAAATGCTGGAGCGTGCTCGGGACTCATCGTCGTCTTCGTCCTCCAGCTCGGAATCAGACTCCGAGTCGGATTCTGATTCAGCCTCTCCGGCCAACGCCTCGGACCCTTCGTCTCCAGCCACTGCGTACAGGGAACGGGAGCGGGAACGGGAGAGGAATCGGCGGCTGGCCGAGCTCGGCTTCAGTGCCAGCGAGGACTCTGAGGGGGAGGGGGCGGGGACCGAACAGGAACGGGATGCTGGGGAAGACCCTCAGCAGAGGCGTAGAGGTGACAGTGCCCCCCGCGGGCGAAAGGCAGCTATGGCAACAGAGCTAGAGGATGAGGAcggggacagaaacagaaagccTACAACCCTGCCTCCACCTTCCCCACTGTCCTCCACCCAGCAGCAACCTCCAGCTGGCCACGGCCAGCCACCAGCCTCCGAGGGACTGACGAAAAGGAGTAATGGTCAGGAAACGCGGAACGGCCGGACAAGAGCCGGCGGACGAGAGacacaagagaaagagaatgccaacagcagtgcagtcaccaACCACCGACACAATACG ACGGGCGGTACAGGAAAGGCCAGAAGTGGCAGTAAGCTCCGCGCTGGAGGCAGACAGACGGGGCCGTCCACCAAGAGCAGCACGACGACGACAGGAAGTGGGACAGCTAATGGAGGAAGTGGGGTAATCCTGTCGAACGCAGGTGGTGTTTCTGCAGCCTCCTGCCCGTCACGGTTGGCGGCGGCCCAGTTAGTGAAGCGCAGCCCTGCGGCCGTGCCCTCACCCCCTCGTCCTGTACAGATGGAGAGGCACCTGGTGCGTCCGCCACCCGCCTGCCCTGAACCGCACTGCCTCCCGCTGGACAGCGGTGCCTCACACGTCCTGCCCCGGGACGTCTGGCTCCGAGTGTTTCAGCACCTCAGCCAGAAGCAGCTCTGCGTCTGCATGAGGGTCTGCAGGACGTGGAGCCGCTG GTGCTGTGATAAGAGGTTGTGGACTCAGATCGATTTGAGTCGTCAGAGGTCCATCACCCCCCCAATGCTGAGCGGTATAATCCGCCGCCAGCCCGTCTCACTTAATCTGGGCTTTACCAATATCTCCAAAAAACAGCTTCTGTGGCTCATCAATCGCTTACAAG GTTTATTGGAGCTGAATGTGTCTGGCTGCACGTGGTCGTCTGTATCCGCTCTTTGTCAGGCTGTGTGTCCATGTCTGCGTCTCCTGGACCTCAGCCGAGTGGAAGACCTCAAAGACTCGCACCTGAAAGAGCTGCTGGCTCCGCCCTCCACCGACACACGCACAG gTGAGAACCGTGGTGGACGTTTCCAGAATGTGACAGAACTGCGGTTATCTGGACTGGAGGTGACTGATGCTGCGTCCCGACTACTGGTCCGCTACCTGCCTCATCTCACCAAGCTGGACCTGAGTCAGTGCGGCCAAATCACAGACCAGACCAttcacacactgacctctcctATATCTCCACTGAGAGAGAGCCTCACACACGTCAACCTCGCAG GTTGTGTGAAGGTGACGGAGCAGTGTTTGCCGCTGCTGCGGCGGTGCGTGTCCCTGCAGAGCGTGGACCTGCGCTCCTGTGGACTCGTCTCGCCGGACGCTGGACAGATCCACTCCTTCCCCTCCCCCGACGACAGACTGCTGCTGAAGAACAGCTaa